Below is a window of Yersinia kristensenii DNA.
CCAAGTATGGCCACGCGCACTATGGTCACGGCGTCAACCCCTGGGGTAGATATCAGTCAGGGGACGATGAACTACAGCGGCCGCCCGTTGGATGTGGCCTTGCAGCAGGATGGCTATTTAGCGGTTCAACTGCCCGATGGCACTGAGGCCTATACCCGTAACGGGAATATTCAGATTTCAGCTGATGGGCAGATGACTGTGCAGGGTTATCCATTAATGGGTGACAACGGCCCGATTGATGTCCCCCCTCAGGCGGCGATCACCATTGCTGCGGATGGCACTATTTCGGCACTGAACGCCGGTGACTCACCGAACACCATTGCTCAGTTGGGGCAGATTAAACGGGTGCGAGCCACTGCCGGTGAAGTGATGCACGGCGATGATGGTTTGTTCCATTTGACACCCGAGACACAGCAGGCGCGTGGTGCTCAGTTGGCTAATGACCCGCTCATCAAGGTGATGCCGGGGGTGCTGGAGGGCAGTAATGTGAAAGCGGTTGAAGCGATGACCGACATGATTGCCAATGCCCGCAGTTTCGAAATGCAGATGAAAGTCATTCACAGCGTGGATGAAAACGAACAGCGCGCTAACCAGCTGTTAGCAATCAGCTAAGCGCATAGGCGCAGAGGAATAAACTGATGATCCGATCACTCTGGATTGCCAAAACCGGCTTGGATGCACAGCAGACCAATATGGACGTTATCGCCAACAACCTGGCGAACGTCAGCACCAATGGCTTTAAACGTCAGCGGGCGGTGTTTGAAGATTTGTTGTACCAAACGATACGTCAACCGGGAGCACAATCTTCCGAGCAGACCACCTTGCCATCGGGTTTGCAGATTGGTACCGGTGTTCGTCCGGTCGCCACTGAGCGTTTACACAGCCAGGGCAACTTGTCCAAAACCGATAACACCAAAGATGTGGCTATCAAAGGCGAAGGGTTCTTTCAGGTGCAGATGCCTGATGGCACCAATGCCTATACCCGCGACGGTTCTTTCCAGGTTGACCAAAATGGCCAACTGGTGACGGCCAGTGGTTTTCAGGTTCAACCCGCTATCACTATTCCGGCGAATGCTCTGAAAATGACGATTGGTCGTGACGGTATCGTCAGTGTCACCTTGCAGGGGCAAACCGCCACGCAGCAAGTTGGACAACTGACTTTGACCACGTTCATTAACAACAGTGGCCTGGAAAGTGTCGGTGAAAACTTGTATCAGGAAACCGCCAGTTCCGGTGCGCCGAATGAAACAACGCCGGGCCTGAATGGCGGCGGCTTGTTGTATCAGGGGTATGTTGAGACTTCTAACGTCAATGTGGCGGAAGAGTTGGTCAATATGATCCAGACGCAACGCGCCTATGAAATCAACAGTAAAGCGGTTTCAACTTCAGATCAGATGTTGCAAAAACTGACACAGCTGTAAATCCGCTCTCGGGGGGCAACAGCGCCCCCTGATTGCAGCAGAATAATGAGTATTCGGGGTTGACCTTGCCAGCCTCTAACCGGTTACAGGACAGATAATCAGAGATGGATACATCGCCGCTGCGAAAATTAGGTGAGTTGAGGTGGATGGGTACGCCGTTGCTGGCGATGCTACTACTCAATGGCTGTGCGTATATTCCGCATAAACCGCTGGTGGATGGTTCGACGTCAGCACAGCCAGCCCCTGCCAGTGCGCCCCTGCCAAATGGCTCTATTTTCCAGGCTGCCCAGCCGATGAACTATGGTTATCAGCCGCTATTTGAAGACCGTCGTCCGCGTAACATCGGTGACACACTGACCATTACCTTGCAGGAAAATGTCAGTGCCAGCAAAAGTTCTTCTGCCAACGCTAGTCGTAACGGATCCAGCAAATTTGGTGTTGCTACCGCACCTCGTTACCTCGAGGGGCCGTTGGGTAATGCACGCGCTGATTTGGATATTTCTGGTGATAGCACCTTTGGTGGCAAGGGCGGGGCAAATGCTAACAATACCTTCAGTGGCACCATCACGGTAACGGTGAATCAAGTGCTGGCTAACGGCAACTTGCATGTGGTGGGCGAGAAGCAGATCGCTATTAATCAGGGAACTGAATTCATTCGTTTCTCTGGGGTTGTCAACCCACGCACCATCAGCGGCAGTAATACAGTGACCTCAACACAGGTGGCTGATGCGCGCATCGAGTATGTGGGTAATGGTTATATCAATGAAGCGCAAACCATGGGCTGGTTGCAGCGGTTCTTCCTTAATGTTTCGCCATACTAAGAGGCCCATTGATGCGTAAACAGTCACTTATCACCCTATTTATCATGCAGCTTATTGTGCTGTTCACGCTGGTGTCATTTCCGGCGTCAGCCGAACGTATCCGCGATTTGGTGACCGTTCAGGGAGTGCGCGATAACGCATTGATTG
It encodes the following:
- a CDS encoding flagellar basal body rod protein FlgF, translated to MDHAIYTAMGAARQSLELQAVTANNLANASTPGFRAQLAAMRAVPIDGPSMATRTMVTASTPGVDISQGTMNYSGRPLDVALQQDGYLAVQLPDGTEAYTRNGNIQISADGQMTVQGYPLMGDNGPIDVPPQAAITIAADGTISALNAGDSPNTIAQLGQIKRVRATAGEVMHGDDGLFHLTPETQQARGAQLANDPLIKVMPGVLEGSNVKAVEAMTDMIANARSFEMQMKVIHSVDENEQRANQLLAIS
- the flgG gene encoding flagellar basal-body rod protein FlgG: MIRSLWIAKTGLDAQQTNMDVIANNLANVSTNGFKRQRAVFEDLLYQTIRQPGAQSSEQTTLPSGLQIGTGVRPVATERLHSQGNLSKTDNTKDVAIKGEGFFQVQMPDGTNAYTRDGSFQVDQNGQLVTASGFQVQPAITIPANALKMTIGRDGIVSVTLQGQTATQQVGQLTLTTFINNSGLESVGENLYQETASSGAPNETTPGLNGGGLLYQGYVETSNVNVAEELVNMIQTQRAYEINSKAVSTSDQMLQKLTQL
- the flgH gene encoding flagellar basal body L-ring protein FlgH is translated as MDTSPLRKLGELRWMGTPLLAMLLLNGCAYIPHKPLVDGSTSAQPAPASAPLPNGSIFQAAQPMNYGYQPLFEDRRPRNIGDTLTITLQENVSASKSSSANASRNGSSKFGVATAPRYLEGPLGNARADLDISGDSTFGGKGGANANNTFSGTITVTVNQVLANGNLHVVGEKQIAINQGTEFIRFSGVVNPRTISGSNTVTSTQVADARIEYVGNGYINEAQTMGWLQRFFLNVSPY